A region from the Schistocerca serialis cubense isolate TAMUIC-IGC-003099 chromosome 1, iqSchSeri2.2, whole genome shotgun sequence genome encodes:
- the LOC126456592 gene encoding uncharacterized protein LOC126456592 produces the protein MEKIELRNRTFTRWLIKCGRQRRQLLLRELRSDLVKNGFPKVQLRKALRQLAQQTVVSLERLTNREIDLHTKRRVTSDSDYYASYTQKHYKKCYTSSECNKPKENMNEEKHKHEKDQECATYNHLPIKTVNSLKRRCEGSHHTVEKSIGRAKFKKFKDRTETELHKYEKSTHFTTEQYFFDKTNIKNMEKYGDSKGETAKNDSILQLTKERPDSFAGKRTSDASCNIGRDCSFTEEKQKKNSYQDKARFPVDSVNNIHTSKATVQMTEYPSSKNCHDVGRTMLKPDVSKVLKETSVNEQTIATAASTPEIIKGILSRDVSMAQQCHESDLLCDLTSTSSIVAKKSVNMCSSAEFLTSSKKNKSSEQMLSLPLGTFRQEIRTSPNLREDGDSSSSHDNVNARRSNDTKMEQPVALPVSIDLKVMANKVESLTAVTEQKNGAVVTSTIESMKGNSCTLSNKLSTDCDDTDICKSSSKTSVNEQISCRNVQELSENEMEDQESIERSLKLESGVECDRDNPQNVVCVPFMFENNNSIQTQGSQLCEHPNNIHGSAKFNHSTTEDHSKMLTKVELASSSTLAKCDTSAKDNLSFHSASRTQLVKPSSANDKDVAVYRNNKFRLSLENKVNDSATSELKDNIKSSAESEITSPASSTTKTFVEKQDKMSQSLFSGSTNNQSGHATTKRENNSPDGFVNPQISDTVHDIKVQNKTSCLTVQRNTARSPETKEQFRLTPVCRQIPHDSGSSTGKQGSNAENGNKKECTVPLEPSISIEAVDQHRNNGESSECEFVLTKDHSVKHTSSKTKTAGKTEAETLLKRPYIHEERETDSQGKCFKEQSRAPESFKRKLKLSQKFEELFGADECEADSITGEQKNGQKMCKTKNISEVSKEIPQIGNKSTALHTTKQLPGEAQRKLLPSNRGIRVAKKSPLFLCNKTRTICKGQPIGFVSKVKLSQRKEQSLVNGIAKRGSSEETVAGKSQDSERSQSAKEKVMQNWFSDATNPPACSKSRLMTKDTAVNPHNIPWLLKEVDLPNVSIKSRKHYFRQSSVEPHKPVVAKVGLHKRNSFPPMPNNKHAGTDEQTFVREDIFSSPVKVHHRSDTELSGMNVNDKPERRIESCESLLSLETSNVCEEIGALKNAEGERDICTFSEKDVLPDSHKISPSNEKVEIENGEVFLTSIFVKDEEKVLDQNEELVAEPLCADISDIDEKTLQCNNLDTSDAQCCIKEEFSSVESFPELKSVSLTLPNCGHSDAETETGSSPNFSLPKLDPVNSSFGSRNDTKTIESTPLEGGSSCALVVGCGNNLESPEKGSAEKEIMETRKERTKTERLCSEIVHTNESGMSVSTKETGQTSLAGPEVNSVIRTGNKEQGPKELSAVITEEERRDIGTLKGKVNNFSNEASSKARKENLRVIHNATGNESGINKNKQENLRSELQLGENRLQHDDAGAIPNITMADCSPSLKIKIGSIRVKDPLSLGIGCKLSESDAATHLIENSVKSFPTQIENEFTDLASLFVTGFMDIDRYKARMNDAEKLPETSRDIELTCARTDFVHSVRSKCRVVVNKVKFLKFFFPDKFEEVLHAFVNKRWQCTTQELAELYQRFLKEQSKNLSVGTEKSSYTQSEKTKVIVNIEGGNDAPFESQSFVCEVQNSQKHYSKTATAENVGRDEETTEVCIQSGKNSWERTSFTIPSVNRHGYRHSVTEMSPNVNVLSQQSNVVGGSSDYNLTIHQKVLGTDNLTTDTSQVGSQSINKPSEELNDAVNGYHSCNSGQGTSNNVNEGINSSLQPVMMTSDTSLHAKNTNASDIVSSQTERQVTMPTTRSRHNYSVKETSSCTSSLNDNGLMRAHRYHTTQHQPASIQSLQSLIEQMPASQRQIRHNVSERAQVGILSQDQNRLSFPPLSQPQHGCPTPGQPQHGCPAPGQPQHGCPAPGQPQHGCPAPGQPQHGCPAPGQPQHGCPAPGQPQHGCPAPGQPQHGCPAPGQPQHGCPAPGQPQHGCPAPGQPQHGCPAPGQPQHGCPALGQPQHGCPAPGQPQHGCPAPGQPQHGCAAPGQPQHGCPAPGQPQHGCPAPGQPQHGCPAPGQPQHGCPAPGQPQHGCPAPGQPQHGCPAPGQPQHGCPAPGQPQHGCPAPGQPQHGCPAPGQPQHGCPAPGQPQHGCPAPGQPQHGCPAPGQPQHGCPAPGQPQHGCPAPGQPQHGCPAPGQPQHGCPAPGQPQHGCPPQRRAPLPGYLQHGCTPTSQQQHINVTSGQLQRGQISSKSKSVLIRYLSHPKGGALPLNPSQLQEGRMLPYTSQPQVGCRPSYPSQAQARLLPSYQNRGQMEQLLLKQIPQQDSYLRSNHCQLPSYQTQQQYGSLLSSQIHTMPNHITQGQAVNGHQSSNQSLRSSQNLSKTGNVPANQSQTHWAHVSLNSNSVRAGYMPLKQPQVGSIPANVNQPHFESSHVRDLQVKRGCQIPAYVSQLQTGHQTAGQENLNHQQLNRTFQQMSHSTTQASQVSPVHTQATQMIHQRKLRQIAHNFEQTRSMVATVPQGVQLPPYTVHVSQVPANPTNTAVMGHMTANCGMTGLVLSQQIAAVPSSSKVLAGLCFSGAQSVTVQSGTTSTTLISTHQNTFQSAPNVNSIRRQGSSHSEGRIGYQGTETSLPSYMSSSVEDQGNHLSCLAVGQDCGVKETQSADENRSFANLPALGRQTENQQDVRLQCIEHQSNKTSSVIQNNRASNSRSQQKITSTSHVNVIGGSQQTIPSGTQGTGSHGSTVSSAKIITAEPQSAEVIFPRAADSNGVNSQVQKPYRTAAVCEIPNSSRPVICNTMSQNSVAGSSGECSHQQVHISRRHPNILSMQSTNPKDPSSHVSTSAKQSGMLYVTSSENNEVPTNSSVPSLQKAATSQSQLVFRTLGILGRGSSDPAVSVSSTDSLERDTLVTSADKDQHASRVKLPQTVVSNNAKDSSPSVRAEADKLSQQIYTDTIATSASTRTDIIKSGSTSCPAVSPRASVPHDHAPHSHSVCVSSNADSANEGNLLHSVEHPDVLNVSRATGVKPSIPPLTQCDRHTGQSPVTVKDTNTSSTSYNSSCLLQPANEENTEICHNFQASAVQMKIPVSSSDISYSPQLFGGCKTQSNHEKASIPNSVTCNNVSLSSGASSSIGPPIMNCKNNTYLEKLSGAHAMTSCIASVNIVSISAAKTVSSGNSMDTNNSSITEKQGNASSAVISSKEAESCKNLSHQPERTQKIQGNTPGESKTADGANGNMSTVRVETISNTGANKSVAPKTDEVVQESKKQMSEIFDSDYFPAANAVQLKHILTSGSMSNVTDDMEEMDVKEFVESDLSVNSEMSLKLMSRVCFDNKKELTSDSAYLEIMDGRNQCAQTVSAGVNIVNKKNNVPLEKKSGVNIDTPAVKGSAVSEDTALNCATKAVSPGYDADGENSFLTEKRENTMSKLRSPCIVSSRQSQSSDLDNSESEITVVNCLSEDDDIEIIEDCSPVQFLGYKFAKVGVATKTTSRSQHISGVAPADSFTKHISSKSEDISCVNETQEAVGDNTSAKTGSKDTNNETSESQCLKIVSVVSLTSEAMEESEIQWPSSPEPRTVSRDSGYTTPSEGAVHDAQEIHIDGDVHCAFCDNTAQILCTGCYITCYCSADCQARHWREVHYEECKQQNAVGNNQAH, from the exons ATGGAGAAGATTGAGTTGAGAAACAGAACATTCACGCGTTGGCTCATTAAGTGCGGCCGTCAGAGGAGGCAGCTGTTGTTGAGAGAG cTGCGTTCAGATTTAGTGAAAAACGGATTTCCCAAAGTGCAGCTAAGGAAGGCATTAAGACAGCTTGCACAACAAACTGTTGTAAGTTTGGAGCGTCTTACCAACAGAGAGATAGATCTCCACACAAAAAG gagAGTCACAAGTGACAGTGATTACTATGCAAGTTACAcgcaaaaacattacaaaaaatgttatacaagCAGCGAATGTAATAAGCCTAAAGaaaatatgaatgaagaaaaacataaacatgaaaaagatcaagAATGTGCAACGTATAACCATTTACCAATCAAAACTGTAAATAGTCTCAAGAGGAGATGTGAAGGATCTCATCATACGGTAGAAAAATCTATAGGGAGGGCAAAGTTCAAGAAGTTTAAGGACAGGACAGAGACAGAGTTGCACAAATATGAAAAATCCACACACTTTACAACAGAGCAGTATTTTTTTGACAAAACCAatattaaaaatatggaaaaatatggtGACAGTAAAGGTGAAACTGCAAAGAATGACTCTATATTGCAGCTAACAAAGGAGAGACCTGACTCTTTTGCTGGAAAGAGAACATCTGATGCTAGTTGTAATATTGGGAGAGACTGCAGCTTTACagaagaaaagcagaagaagaacagTTATCAGGATAAAGCCAGATTTCCTGTCGACTCAGTAAATAACATACACACTTCCAAGGCTACTGTGCAGATGACAGAATATCCAAGCAGCAAGAACTGTCATGATGTTGGACGTACAATGCTGAAACCAGATGTGTCTAAAGTTTTAAAGGAAACCAGTGTAAATGAACAAACTATTGCAACTGCAGCATCCACACCAGAAATTATTAAAGGAATACTCTCAAGAGATGTAAGCATGGCACAGCAGTGTCATGAGAGTGACTTGTTGTGTGATCTGACTAGTACATCAAGTATTGTGGCCAAAAAATCTGTGAATATGTGCAGTAGTGCAGAATTTTTAACAAGCAGTAAaaaaaataaatcctcagaacaaatgctctctctgcctTTGGGAACTTTTCGTCAAGAGATTAGGACATCTCCAAACTTACGTGAAGATGGGGACAGTTCATCTTCCCATGATAATGTTAATGCAAGGAGATCAAATGACACAAAAATGGAACAACCTGTTGCGCTTCCTGTATCTATTGATTTGAAAGTTATGGCAAATAAGGTTGAGTCTCTTACAGCTGTAACAGAGCAAAAAAATGGTGCCGTTGTAACTTCCACTATTGAATCAATGAAAGGAAATTCTTGCACACTTTCTAATAAACTTAGTACTGACTGTGATGATACAGATATATGCAAGTCTTCTTCAAAAACTTCCGTTAATGAACAAATATCGTGTAGAAATGTGCAAGAATTGAGTGAGAATGAAATGGAGGACCAAGAGAGCATTGAACGAAGTTTGAAACTAGAATCAGGGGTTGAGTGTGACAGAGATAATCCGCAAAATGTAGTATGTGTTCCCTTTATGTTTGAAAATAACAACTCTATTCAAACACAAGGTTCTCAGTTGTGTGAACATCCAAACAACATTCATGGCAGTGCCAAGTTCAATCACAGTACTACTGAGGATCACAGTAAAATGTTAACCAAGGTAGAGTTGGCATCCTCGTCAACACTTGCTAAATGTGACACCTCAGCCAAAGACAATCTCTCTTTCCACTCAGCATCCCGCACCCAGCTTGTAAAACCATCATCAGCAAATGATAAAGATGTTGCTGTCTACAGGAATAACAAATTCAGGCTGTCACTTGAGAACAAAGTTAATGATTCTGCCACCAGTGAATTGAAAGACAATATTAAGAGTAGTGCGGAATCTGAAATAACATCTCCTGCATCCTCTACCACAAAAACTTTTGTTGAAAAACAGGATAAAATGTCTCAATCACTGTTCAGTGGAAGTACCAACAACCAGTCTGGACATGCTACAACAAAGAGAGAAAATAATTCACCAGATGGTTTTGTGAATCCACAAATTAGTGATACTGTGCATGATATAAAAGTGCAGAATAAGACTAGCTGTTTAACTGTTCAGAGAAATACAGCTAGAAGCCCAGAAACAAAAGAACAGTTCAGGTTGACACCTGTCTGCAGACAAATACCTCATGACAGTGGCAGCTCTACGGGTAAGCAAGGTAGTAACGCTGAAAACGGCAACAAGAAAGAATGTACTGTGCCGTTAGAACCATCTATTTCTATAGAGGCAGTAGATCAACACAGGAATAATGGAGAGAGTAGTGAGTGTGAATTTGTGTTAACTAAAGACCACAGTGTGAAGCACACGTCAAGCAAAACAAAAACGGCTGGAAAAACTGAAGCAGAAACCTTGCTAAAACGTCCATATATACACGAAGAGCGTGAAACAGATAGCCAAGGAAAATGCTTCAAAGAACAATCAAGGGCTCCTGAgtcatttaaaaggaaattgaaGTTGAGTCAGAAGTTTGAAGAGCTTTTTGGTGCTGATGAATGTGAGGCTGACAGTATCACTGGTGAACAGAAAAATGGCCAAAAAAtgtgtaaaacaaaaaatatttcagaAGTTAGTAAAGAAATCCCTCAGATTGGAAACAAGTCGACTGCTTTACACACCACAAAGCAATTGCCTGGAGAAGCACAAAGAAAATTACTACCTTCCAACAGAGGCATCAGAGTTGCTAAAAAATCTCCATTGTTCCTTTGTAATAAAACTAGAACTATTTGTAAAGGTCAGCCTATAGGTTTTGTGTCAAAAGTTAAATTGAGCCAAAGAAAGGAACAATCTTTGGTAAATGGAATTGCAAAAAGAGGCAGCAGTGAAGAAACTGTTGCTGGAAAGAGTCAAGATTCAGAGCGAAGTCAATCTGCTAAAGAGAAAGTTATGCAGAACTGGTTTTCCGATGCAACCAATCCACCTGCATGTTCCAAGAGCAGACTTATGACAAAAGATACAGCAGTTAATCCTCATAATATACCTTGGCTGTTGAAGGAAGTTGATTTACCTAATGTATCTATTAAATCAAGAAAACACTATTTCAGACAGAGCAGTGTAGAACCCCACAAGCCAGTAGTGGCTAAAGTGGGATTGCATAAGAGAAATTCCTTTCCTCCCATGCCAAATAATAAGCATGCTGGTACGGATGAACAGACTTTTGTCAGGGAAGATATTTTTTCTTCACCAGTAAAAGTACACCATCGTTCAGACACTGAACTTAGTGGAATGAATGTGAATGATAAGCCAGAAAGACGAATTGAATCTTGTGAGTCATTGTTGAGTTTAGAAACCAGTAACGTGTGTGAGGAAATTGGAGCACTTAAAAATGCTGAAGGAGAAAGAGATATTTGTACATTCAGTGAAAAAGATGTGTTACCAGATTCACATAAAATTTCACCTAGCAATGAGAAAGTAGAAATTGAAAATGGGGAAGTGTTCCTTACTTCCATATTTGTTAAGGATGAAGAAAAAGTTCTTGATCAAAATGAAGAACTTGTAGCTGAACCACTCTGTGCAGATATTTCAGACATAGATGAAAAAACACTTCAGTGCAATAATCTGGACACATCAGATGCACAATGTTGCATTAAAGAAGAGTTCAGTTCTGTAGAGTCTTTCCCTGAGTTGAAGTCTGTGAGCCTTACGTTACCAAATTGTGGGCATTCAGATGCTGAAACAGAGACTGGAAGTAGCCCAAATTTCTCTCTTCCAAAATTGGATCCTGTGAACTCAAGCTTTGGAAGCAGAAATGACACGAAAACTATAGAATCTACCCCATTAGAAGGCGGCAGCTCTTGTGCTCTTGTAGTGGGGTGCGGTAACAACTTGGAGTCTCCTGAGAAAGGTAGTGCAGAGAAGGAGATTATGGAAACTAGGAAAGAAAGGACTAAAACTGAAAGGCTGTGCTCAGAAATTGTGCACACCAACGAAAGCGGAATGAGTGTCAGCACAAAGGAAACCGGACAGACATCACTTGCAGGACCAGAAGTTAATTCAGTCATTCGCACTGGGAACAAAGAACAGGGACCAAAAGAATTAAGTGCTGTAATTACTGAGGAAGAGAGGAGGGACATTGGTACTTTGAAAgggaaagtaaataatttttcaaatgaaGCTAGTAGCAAAGCCAGAAAAGAAAACCTTAGAGTGATACATAACGCAACAGGAAATGAATCGGGCATAAATAAGAATAAACAAGAAAATCTTAGAAGCGAGTTGCAGCTAGGAGAAAACAGGCTGCAACATGATGATGCAGGAGCTATACCTAATATTACTATGGCCGACTGTTCTCCCTCACTTAAGATAAAAATTGGGTCAATAAGAGTGAAAGATCCACTGAGCTTAGGGATTGGTTGTAAACTTTCTGAATCTGATGCTGCTACACATCTAATAGAAAATTCTGTGAAATCGTTCCCTACACAAATTGAGAATGAATTCACTGATTTAGCTAGTCTGTTTGTTACTGGCTTTATGGATATTGACAGGTACAAGGCTCGGATGAACGatgctgaaaagctgcctgaaaCATCAAGAGATATTGAGCTCACATGTGCCAGAACAGATTTTGTACATTCTGTGAGATCAAAATGCAGGGTTGTGGTAAATAaggtaaaatttttgaagtttttttttcctgATAAATTTGAAGAAGTTTTGCATGCTTTTGTCAATAAAAGATGGCAGTGTACGACTCAAGAATTAGCTGAGTTGTACCAAAGATTCCTtaaagagcaatcaaagaacctcAGTGTGGGCACTGAAAAAAGTTCTTATACACAGAGTGAGAAAACAAAAGTTATTGTGAACATTGAAGGCGGAAATGATGCACCTTTTGAATCACAATCATTTGTGTGTGAAGTTCAGAATTCTCAGAAGCATTACAGCAAAACCGCCACAGCCGAAAATGTAGGTAGAGATGAAGAAACTACAGAAGTTTGTATTCAGTCTGGTAAAAACTCTTGGGAGAGAACTTCCTTCACAATTCCTAGTGTGAATAGGCATGGATACCGACATAGTGTTACAGAAATGTCACCAAATGTGAATGTTCTATCCCAGCAAAGCAATGTTGTTGGAGGTAGTTCAGACTACAATTTAACCATACACCAGAAAGTGTTAGGAACTGATAACTTAACCACAGATACTTCACAGGTTGGTTCACAGTCTATAAATAAACCAAGTGAAGAACTGAATGATGCAGTAAACGGTTACCACAGCTGTAACAGTGGACAGGGAACCTCGAACAATGTTAACGAAGGGATTAATTCAAGTTTACAGCCAGTTATGATGACCAGTGATACAAGTTTGCATGCAAAAAATACAAATGCGAGTGACATTGTGTCTTCACAGACTGAAAGACAGGTTACCATGCCAACCACAAGATCAAGGCATAATTACTCTGTCAAAGAGACTTCATCATGTACCTCAAGTTTAAATGACAATGGGTTAATGAGAGCTCACAGATACCATACAACTCAACACCAGCCAGCATCTATACAGTCACTTCAGTCGCTAATTGAGCAGATGCCTGCAAGTCAAAGACAGATCAGACACAACGTTTCAGAACGTGCACAAGTTGGGATCCTTTCTCAAGATCAAAATCGGCTAAGTTTCCCACCTTTGAGCCAGCCACAGCACGGGTGCCCCACTCCGGGCCAGCCGCAGCACGGGTGCCCCGCTCCGGGCCAGCCGCAGCACGGGTGCCCCGCTCCGGGCCAGCCGCAGCACGGGTGCCCCGCTCCGGGCCAGCCGCAGCACGGGTGCCCCGCTCCGGGCCAGCCGCAGCACGGGTGCCCCGCTCCGGGCCAGCCGCAGCACGGGTGCCCCGCTCCGGGCCAGCCGCAGCACGGGTGCCCCGCTCCGGGCCAGCCGCAGCACGGGTGCCCCGCTCCGGGCCAGCCGCAGCACGGGTGCCCCGCTCCGGGCCAGCCGCAGCACGGGTGCCCCGCTCCGGGCCAGCCGCAGCACGGGTGCCCCGCTCTGGGCCAGCCGCAGCACGGGTGCCCCGCTCCGGGCCAGCCGCAGCACGGGTGCCCCGCTCCGGGCCAGCCGCAGCACGGGTGCGCCGCTCCGGGCCAGCCGCAGCACGGGTGCCCCGCTCCGGGCCAGCCGCAGCACGGGTGCCCCGCTCCGGGCCAGCCGCAGCACGGGTGCCCCGCTCCGGGCCAGCCGCAGCACGGGTGCCCCGCTCCGGGCCAGCCGCAGCACGGGTGCCCCGCTCCGGGCCAGCCGCAGCACGGGTGCCCCGCTCCGGGCCAGCCGCAGCACGGGTGCCCCGCTCCGGGCCAGCCGCAGCACGGGTGCCCCGCTCCGGGCCAGCCGCAGCACGGGTGCCCCGCTCCGGGCCAGCCGCAGCACGGGTGCCCCGCTCCGGGCCAGCCGCAGCACGGGTGCCCCGCTCCGGGCCAGCCGCAGCACGGGTGCCCCGCTCCGGGCCAGCCGCAGCACGGGTGCCCCGCTCCGGGCCAGCCGCAGCACGGGTGCCCCGCTCCGGGCCAGCCGCAGCACGGGTGCCCCGCTCCGGGCCAGCCGCAGCACGGGTGCCCCGCTCCGGGCCAGCCGCAGCACGGGTGCCCACCTCAGCGCAGGGCCCCACTGCCAGGCTACCTACAGCACGGGTGCACCCCTACAAGCCAGCAgcaacacattaatgtgacttctgGACAACTTCAACGTGGCCAAATTTCTTCAAAATCAAAATCAGTTTTGATCAGGTACCTGAGCCACCCGAAAGGTGGTGCCCTGCCTTTAAATCCAAGCCAGTTGCAAGAGGGGCGCATGCTTCCATACACGAGCCAGCCACAGGTGGGTTGCAGGCCTTCATACCCGAGCCAGGCGCAAGCAAGACTGCTCCCTTCATACCAGAACAGAGGGCAGATGGAACAGCTGCTTCTGAAACAGATCCCGCAGCAAGACAGCTACTTGCGTTCGAACCATTGTCAACTGCCTTCCTATCAAACACAGCAGCAATATGGAAGTCTGCTTTCAAGTCAAATTCATACAATGCCTAACCACATCACTCAGGGCCAGGCTGTAAATGGACACCAATCTTCAAATCAGAGCTTGCGTTCAAGTCAGAATCTTTCCAAAACTGGAAACGTACCTGCAAATCAGAGTCAGACGCATTGGGCGCATGTGTCTTTGAACTCAAACTCTGTCCGAGCTGGATATATGCCTTTGAAACAGCCTCAGGTTGGGAGTATACCTGCAAATGTAAATCAGCCTCACTTTGAGTCTTCACATGTGAGGGATTTACAGGTCAAGCGAGGCTGTCAAATACCTGCATATGTGAGTCAGTTGCAGACTGGACACCAAACTGCAGGTCAAGAAAATTTGAACCATCAACAACTAAACCGAACATTCCAGCAAATGTCACACAGTACTACACAAGCTAGTCAAGTGTCTCCTGTTCATACGCAAGCCACTCAGATGATACACCAACGAAAGCTTCGCCAAATAGCTCATAATTTTGAGCAAACTCGGAGTATGGTAGCGACTGTGCCACAGGGTGTACAGTTACCACCCTACACAGTTCATGTGAGCCAAGTTCCTGCTAATCCCACAAATACAGCAGTTATGGGACACATGACTGCAAATTGTGGAATGACAGGTCTTGTTCTCTCACAACAGATTGCAGCTGTTCCCTCTTCTTCGAAAGTACTGGCTGGTTTATGTTTTTCTGGTGCACAGTCTGTCACTGTTCAGAGTGGAACAACCAGCACGACTCTCATTAGTACTCATCAGAATACATTTCAGAGTGCACCAAATGTTAATTCTATAAGGAGACAAGGCAGTAGTCACTCGGAAGGAAGAATTGGGTATCAAGGAACAGAGACGTCATTACCTTCATATATGTCTTCAAGTGTTGAAGATCAAGGTAACCATTTGTCATGCCTAGCTGTAGGGCAGGATTGTGGAGTGAAAGAAACACAGTCAGCAGATGAAAATAGGAGCTTTGCAAATTTACCAGCACTTGGTAGACAAACAGAAAACCAGCAAGATGTTAGACTACAGTGTATTGAGCACCAGAGTAACAAAACCTCTTCTGTTATCCAGAACAATAGAGCCTCAAATAGCAGATCACAACAGAAAATTACATCTACTTCTCATGTTAATGTAATAGGTGGAAGTCAACAGACAATACCTTCAGGAACCCAGGGAACTGGAAGCCATGGAagcactgtatcatctgcaaaaatcataacTGCTGAACCTCAGAGTGCTGAAGTTATTTTTCCACGAGCTGCAGATAGTAATGGTGTGAATTCACAGGTACAGAAGCCATATAGAACAGCTGCTGTGTGTGAAATACCAAACAGTTCACGGCCAGTCATTTGTAACACGATGTCACAGAACAGTGTGGCAGGGTCTTCTGGAGAATGTTCACACCAACAGGTCCATATCTCAAGACGACACCCTAATATTTTAAGTATGCAATCTACAAATCCAAAGGATCCGTCATCCCATGTTAGTACTTCTGCAAAACAAAGTGGCATGCTTTATGTAACAAGTTCTGAAAATAATGAAGTTCCTACTAATAGTTCTGTTCCTAGTCTACAGAAAGCTGCTACATCACAGTCACAGTTGGTATTTAGAACTCTGGGAATTTTGGGACGTGGAAGTTCTGATCCTGCAGTGTCAGTGTCAAGTACAGATTCTTTGGAGAGAGACACTCTGGTTACTAGTGCAGATAAGGACCAGCATGCATCCCGTGTAAAGCTACCACAGACTGTTGTTTCTAATAATGCTAAGGATAGCTCTCCATCCGTGAGAGCAGAAGCAGATAAATTATCACAGCAGATTTATACTGACACGATAGCTACATCTGCATCAACTCGAACGGATATAATTAAGAGTGGAAGTACTTCATGTCCGGCTGTTAGCCCACGTGCTTCAGTTCCACATGATCATGCACCTCATTCACATTCAGTATGTGTTAGTAGTAATGCAGATTCAGCAAATGAAGGCAACCTGTTACATTCTGTAGAACACCCTGATGTGCTTAATGTTTCACGTGCAACAGGTGTAAAACCAAGTATACCACCATTGACTCAGTGTGATAGACATACAGGACAGAGTCCTGTTACTGTGAAAGACACAAACACCTCTTCCACAAGTTACAACAGCAGTTGTTTACTGCAACCTGCAAATGAGGAAAATACTGAAATATGCCACAATTTTCAGGCAAGTGCTGTGCAAATGAAAATCCCAGTATCATCTAGTGACATTTCATATTCTCCACAGTTATTTGGTGGCTGTAAAACACAATCTAATCATGAGAAGGCATCTATCCCCAACAGTGTAACATGCAACAATGTCAGTCTCAGTTCTGGAGCTTCGTCCTCTATCGGTCCACCAATAATGAACTGTAAAAACAATACATACTTGGAAAAATTGAGTGGTGCACATGCAATGACGAGCTGTATTGCCTCTGTAAATATTGTTTCAATTTCTGCTGCTAAGACCGTGTCTTCTGGGAATAGTATGGACACAAACAATTCTTCTATAACTGAAAAACAAGGGAATGCATCTTCAGCTGTTATTAGTTCAAAAGAGGCGGAGAGCTGTAAGAATTTGTCACATCAGCCAGAGAGGACACAGAAGATACAGGGAAACACCCCCGGTGAGTCAAAAACAGCCGATGGTGCCAATGGAAACATGTCCACTGTGAGGGTAGAGACTATTTCTAACACTGGTGCCAATAAAAGTGTTGCTCCTAAGACAGATGAGGTAGTCCAGGAAAGCAAGAAACAGATGAGTGAGATTTTTGACAGTGACTACTTTCCAGCAGCAAATGCTGTGCAGCTTAAGCATATCTTAACTTCTGGAAGTATGTCTAATGTGACAGATGATATGGAAGAGATGGATGTCAAAGAATTTGTAGAAAGTGATCTTTCAGTTAATTCAGAAATGTCCTTAAAACTAATGTCTCGAGTTTGCTTTGACAACAAGAAAGAGCTCACCTCAGATTCAGCATATTTAGAAATTATGGACGGGAGGAACCAGTGTGCTCAAACTGTTTCAGCTGGTGTGAATATTGTCAACAAAAAAAATAATGTGCCTTTAGAGAAGAAAAGTGGAGTGAACATTGATACACCTGCAGTGAAAGGGTCTGCTGTTTCTGAAGATACTGCTTTGAATTGTGCCACCAAGGCAGTGTCTCCTGGATATGATGCAGATGGAGAGAATTCATTCTTAACTGAAAAAAGAGAGAACACGATGTCAAAATTAAGAAGTCCTTGTATTGTTAGCTCTAGACAGTCACAGAGTTCTGATTTGGATAATTCAGAGTCCgaaataacagttgtaaactgtttgTCTGAAGATGATGATATTGAGATCATTGAAGATTGTAGTCCTGTACAGTTCCTAGGCTACAAATTTGCAAAAGTTGGAGTAGCCACAAAAACAACTTCACGGAGCCAACATATCAGTGGTGTAGCTCCTGCAGACTCATTTACCAAACATATCTCTTCAAAATCTGAAGACATCAGTTGTGTCAATGAGACACAAGAAGCA